The following are encoded together in the Cicer arietinum cultivar CDC Frontier isolate Library 1 chromosome 2, Cicar.CDCFrontier_v2.0, whole genome shotgun sequence genome:
- the LOC101515062 gene encoding very-long-chain aldehyde decarbonylase GL1-11-like isoform X3, which yields MIFSYPVFRYMGMRSSLPLPSWNVILTQIIFYFILEDFIFYWGHRILHTKWLYKHVHSVHHEYATPFGLTSEYAHPAEILFLGFATIFGPAITGPHLITLWLWMVLRVLETVEAHSGYHFPWSPSNFFPLYGGSDFHDYHHRLLYTKSGNYSSTFTYMDLIFGTDVGYRKLKALKNTRVEDSSDQKKLL from the exons ATGATTTTTTCATATCCCGTCTTCAGATACATGGGCATGCGGAGTAGTCTTCCCCTACCGTCCTG GAACGTAATTCTAACTCAAATAATCTTTTACTTCATTTTGGAGGATTTCATATTCTATTGGGGACATAGGATATTGCACACAAAATGGTTATACAAGCATGTACACAGTGTACATCATGA GTATGCTACACCATTTGGACTTACATCGGAATATGCCCACCCTGCTGAAATACTTTTCCTTGGATTTGCAACAATTTTCGGTCCTGCGATCACTGGGCCCCACTTGATAACTTTGTGGTTATGGATGGTTCTGAGAGTCCTAGAGACAGTTGAGGCGCATAGCGGTTACCATTTTCCATGGAGTCCCTCAAACTTCTTTCCATTATATGGCGG ATCTGATTTCCACGACTATCATCACCGTTTGCTTTACACCAAGTCGGGAAACTATTCATCAACTTTCACTTACATGGACCT GATATTTGGAACTGATGTAGGGTACAGAAAGTTAAAAGCATTGAAGAACACAAGAGTTGAAGACAGTAGTGACCAAAAGAAACT GTTGTAG